A region from the Lolium perenne isolate Kyuss_39 chromosome 4, Kyuss_2.0, whole genome shotgun sequence genome encodes:
- the LOC127321797 gene encoding tRNA(His) guanylyltransferase 2 encodes MANSKYEYVKREFEFNRQLPASNWIVVRIDGCHFHRFSELHAFEKPNDESALGLMNACATSMLKKYNDIVFAYGVSDEYSFVFREETELYKRRESKILSSCVSYFTSVYMMKWKDFFPNNDLKEPPYFDARVVCYPNMKTVRDYLAWRQVDCHINNQYNTCFWMLIQSGKTKNEAYQALKGTSSKDKNKLLLQQFQINYNDESAMFRKGSSVYRDKVTKVKTDDYGNPIKRTRQATIVSNFDIIGPEFWEKHQYILGKASDCQYLWGKEKYGYEYVKKFVNIPRSPCSNWTIVRISACQFDQFSLIHSFDKPNDETALRLMNASASLMMEQFPDIIFGYGFNNEYSFVFQENTELYKREESSIISSCSSCFTSFYIMKWEEYFPSIPLVQPPHYKAEVLCCPKPTTVCDYLFRRQSECHNRNQYNTCFWMLVKSGEGENKAKEILKDTLPKDKNELLFQRFQMNYNNEPAMFRKGSCAYRQKVGEFAEVEANGDVTRERWDVAVAHVDMGPDFWRKHPYVFNR; translated from the exons ATGGCCAATAGCAAGTATGAGTATGTGAAGAGGGAGTTCGAGTTCAATCGCCAGCTCCCGGCCTCCAACTGGATCGTCGTCCGCATCGATGGTTGCCACTTCCACCG ATTCTCGGAGTTGCATGCCTTTGAGAAACCAAATGACGAGAGCGCTTTAGGATTGATGAACGCCTGTGCCACTTCTATGCTCAAGAAATACAATGACATAGTGTTTGCTTATGGTGTTAGCGATGAGTACAG TTTTGTCTTTAGAGAAGAAACAGAATTATATAAAAGGCGAGAAAG CAAAATTCTCTCTTCATGTGTTTCTTACTTCACATCTGTATACATGATGAAGTGGAAAGATTTCTTTCCTAATAATGATTTGAAGGAACCTCCATACTTTGATGCGCGAGTTGTATGCTATCCAAATATGAAGACTGTTCGTGATTATTTGGCATGGAGACAAGTGGATT GTCATATAAATAATCAGTACAATACATGCTTCTGGATGTTGATACAGTCCGGAAAAACCAAAAATGAGGCATATCAAGCATTGAAG GGAACATCTTCTAAGGATAAGAACAAGTTGCTTTTGCAACAGTTTCAAATCAACTATAATGATGAATCGGCTATGTTTCGGAAAGGATCCAGTGTTTATCGAGATAAG GTCACGAAGGTGAAAACAGACGACTATGGGAATCCCATAAAAAGAACCCGTCAGGCAACTATAGTGTCAAATTTTGATATCATAGGTCCCGAGTTTTGGGAAAAACATCAATACATTCTTGGAAAAG CATCAGACTGCCAGTATCTTTGGGGGAAAGAAAAATATGGATACGAGTATGTGAAGAAGTTTGTTAACATCCCTAGGTCTCCATGTTCCAATTGGACCATTGTTCGTATTAGCGCCTGCCAATTTGATCA ATTCTCACTGATCCATTCATTTGACAAGCCAAATGATGAGACCGCTTTAAGATTGATGAACGCTTCTGCTTCACTGATGATGGAGCAATTtcctgatattatctttggctatgGTTTTAACAATGAGTACAG CTTTGTGTTCCAGGAGAACACTGAATTGTACAAGAGAGAGGAGAG TTCAATCATTTCTTCATGTTCATCATGTTTCACTTCCTTTTACATTATGAAGTGGGAAGAATATTTCCCCAGTATACCCTTAGTGCAGCCACCACACTACAAAGCAGAAGTTCTCTGTTGCCCAAAACCAACAACCGTTTGTGATTATTTGTTCCGGAGGCAATCAGAAT GTCACAACAGAAATCAATACAATACATGCTTTTGGATGTTAGTGAAATCTGGAGAAGGTGAAAACAAAGCTAAGGAGATACTGAAG GACACATTACCAAAGGACAAGAACGAGTTACTTTTTCAACGATTTCAAATGAACTACAACAATGAACCGGCTATGTTTCGAAAGGGTTCATGTGCTTACCGTCAAAAG GTGGGAGAATTTGCAGAGGTGGAAGCCAATGGAGATGTTACAAGAGAGCGGTGGGATGTGGCGGTGGCCCACGTAGACATGGGGCCAGACTTTTGGAGAAAGCACCCTTATGTTTTCAACAG ATGA